The following proteins are co-located in the Anas platyrhynchos isolate ZD024472 breed Pekin duck chromosome 1, IASCAAS_PekinDuck_T2T, whole genome shotgun sequence genome:
- the ASCL1 gene encoding achaete-scute homolog 1: protein MASGSPAGMASGAGQPPFLQPACFFAAAVAAAAAAAPPGAPPPQLSPAGGQPSPGGKPSAPRAAKRQRSASPELMRCKRRLNFSGFGYSLPQQQPAAVARRNERERNRVKLVNLGFATLREHVPNGAANKKMSKVETLRSAVEYIRALQQLLDEHDAVSAAFQAGVLSPTISPGYSHDMNSMAGSPVSSYSSDEGSYDPLSPEEQELLDFTSWF from the coding sequence ATGGCCAGCGGTAGCCCCGCCGGGATGGCGAGCGGCGCCGGGCAGcctcccttcctgcagcctgCCTGCTTCTTCGCCGCCGCCGTGGccgccgcagccgccgccgccccgccgggggcgccgccgccgcagcTGAGCCCCGCGGGCGGGCAGCCGTCCCCGGGCGGCAAGCCGTCGGCGCCGCGGGCCGCCAAGCGGCAGCGCTCGGCCTCGCCGGAGCTGATGCGCTGCAAGCGGCGGCTGAACTTCAGCGGCTTCGGGTACAGCCTGCCGCAGCAGCAGCCGGCCGCCGTGGCGCGGCGCAACGAGCGGGAGCGCAACCGCGTGAAGCTGGTGAACCTGGGCTTCGCCACGCTGCGGGAGCACGTCCCCAACGGCGCGGCCAACAAGAAGATGAGCAAAGTGGAGACGCTGCGCTCCGCCGTCGAGTACATCCgcgccctgcagcagctgctcgacGAGCACGACGCCGTCAGCGCCGCCTTCCAGGCCGGCGTCCTGTCGCCCACCATCTCGCCCGGCTACTCGCACGACATGAACTCCATGGCGGGCTCCCCCGTCTCCTCCTACTCCTCCGACGAGGGCTCCTACGACCCGCTCAGCCccgaggagcaggagctgctcgACTTCACCAGCTGGTTCTGA